A window of Argopecten irradians isolate NY chromosome 14, Ai_NY, whole genome shotgun sequence contains these coding sequences:
- the LOC138307737 gene encoding probable methyltransferase-like protein 24, protein MNYLRRILMRNRPLYRPRVWLLLLAVLISAMFLLRRTGSEHTVNIVIPLLNPLATPFNRTWWDAKSYPDGIHLPRCHGQVPQKHNVSLIASLKKSLGVPDGPPPDKDELCSMSFGEVEMYYHTYLSAIQNVCRRSIRMGNTKDGGWDVCSTEIKQPDDSCLVYSFGIQFDFSFDDAISTVFGCEVHSFDPSMHQKDHLHKANVHFHATGLSDYNGVSNDMASWKMRTLVEIRKELNHVDRNIDVIKMDIESWEWNVIPDILKTSQLAGVKQFLVEFHANTDVLWKEYWIHKLLILRDLYLEGYRVFWIGRNNMCTYKSPVFNRVLYACYEVSFVKI, encoded by the exons ATGAATTACCTAAGACGTATCCTAATGCGCAATCGTCCTCTGTATCGACCACGAGTCTGGCTGTTATTGTTGGCTGTGTTAATATCAGCGATGTTTTTGCTTAGGCGAACTGGCAGTGAACACACGGTCAATATAGTTATCCCACTACTAAACCCACTGGCGACTCCATTCAACCGCACATGGTGGGACGCCAAGTCCTACCCG GATGGAATTCATTTACCTAGGTGCCATGGTCAAGTTCCGCAGAAACATAACGTTAGTCTCATTGCGAGTCTTAAGAAATCGTTGGGCGTTCCGGACGGACCTCCACCAGATAAGGATGAGCTTTGTAGTATGTCGTTCGGGGAAGTGGAGATGTATTATCACAC GTACCTGAGCGCAATTCAAAACGTATGTAGGAGGTCTATACGGATGGGGAACACTAAAGACGGAGGATGGGATGTGTGCTCAACAGAGATTAAACAACCTGATGATAGCTGTCTTGTTTATTCTTTTGG AATACAGTTTGACTTTTCTTTTGATGATGCGATTTCGACTGTGTTTGGATGCGAAGTTCACTCGTTTGATCCGAG CATGCACCAGAAAGACCATTTACACAAGGCAAATGTTCATTTCCACGCCACTGGTCTATCGGACTATAACGGCGTGAGCAATGATATGGCCAGCTGGAAAATGAGAACTCTGGTAGAGATTCGTAAGGAGCTGAATCACGTCGAT AGAAACATTGATGTCATAAAGATGGACATTGAAAGCTGGGAGTGGAATGTCATACCCGATATATTGAAAACGTCACAACTTGCAGGTGTGAAGCAGTTTCTTGTGGAGTTCCATGCCAATACAGACGTATTATGGAAGGAATATTGGATCCacaaacttttaattttacGTGATTTGTATCTAGAAGGATATCGTGTGTTTTGGATTGGACGAAATAACATGTGCACCTACAAATCTCCAGTATTCAACCGTGTATTATATGCGTGTTATGAGGTTTCTTTTGTAAAGATATAA